Genomic DNA from Salinibacterium sp. NK8237:
GCTGGCGTCGGCGCTGATGAAAGCGCTATGCCTGAAGCTAGAACCCCCACGATCGCCAACATGCCCAATGCGCGTACGACTGTGCGTCGCGCTCGAAACCCCCCGGTTTTTCCCACGAATCGAACGTTACGCGAGGCCTGCACGCACCGATAGTCCCCTCTTCCGGGGACCGAGAACCGCTCGTAGCCACCCTTATGGGGTGCGAGCCGGGAAACTATTCCGGCACAAATTCGGCACAAAAGAAAAGCCCCACATCACAAGGATGCGGGGCTTTTGCTGGCGGTACCGGTGGGATTTGAACCCACGGTGCGTAAGTAATCGCCGACAGAGTTCCTCACTATCGGTCGATGAAATCCTCGCTGGAGAACTTGCGCTAGCGACGCGAGAGGAGGGAAGTCATCTGAAGTCGACCGCTGTGAATCCAGACATCCGAATACTCGACCGGTCGGTCGTCTGCAAGATAAGTGACCTGCTGCAGATATTGCACGGGCGCTCCCACCTCAAGATTGAGATGATCGGCCACATCGGCCTCAGCCGGCTGGGCGCTGAAAGTGCGCCGGGCGGACGCGATCCTCAACCCATACGTTCCTTCAAGGGTGCCAAAGAGGCTCTTCTCCTCAAAATCTACGAGTTCAATGCCGTTTGCCAAGTCAGTGCGGACATAGTTGTAGAGGAGCACCAGAGGTCCACGCTCAGCGCTACGAAGTCGAACTAGTTTCAGAACAGAGCCCCCTTGCGGGACCTCCAAGAGCGCCGCGACGGGCGCCGGCGGGGTCTCGAGCGAACACTCAAGCACTCGAGTCGTCGCCACGATTCCTTGGTGGGCGAAATCTTCAGACAGCGTGCTCAGCTTCTGAGCGATTGCGGGCTCGATCGTCGTCGAGATCACGAAAGTGCCTCGACCACGCACCTGTCGAAGGAGCCCTTCTTCGATGAGTGTCGTGATTGCACGTCGCAGGGTGCCTCGGCTTACGCCCAAGTCATTAGCCAATTCTGGCTCGCTCTTGAGGCGGTAGTGCGCTGGCCACTCCCCGGACAGAATTCGTGCCCGGATTCCCTCAGAAATCTGAACATGAATGGCGGTTGGGGCATCACGATTGATCACTTCACTCAACGTGGTGGTCACGGAACTCCCTTAGCTTAAGTAATGAATACCACCGTCCCGACGCATCACGCAATCGGGACGGTGATCTTTGATCAATAACTGACGGTGTTCTCGTCTCCGCCGTCCCGAAGAATTTCGATCCCCGCGCTGGTGCCGAGCAGGACAGCGCCAGCACGCAGCAGGTTAAGGCCCTGCGTGTAGCTCTTGATCGAGCCGGAGGCCTTCACGAGAACGCCGGGGCGGGCGCGCTCGACGAGAAAACGAACGCTTTCCGGGTTTGCAGTTTCGATCTGCCCGCTGCTGGCGTTCTTCAGGTAGGCAGCCCCCGCATCCATGGCGAGTTCAACCGCAATATCCTTCTCAGCATCCGTCAACAACGGCAGCTCCAGCATCACTTTGACGGGGATGCCCGAGGCACGAACGACTCCAGCAATGTCTTCTCGGAACTCGTCGTACATTCCACTCTTGAGCCATCCGATCTGCACCCCGATGTCGAGCTGCGTTGCTCCGAGGCGTGCGATCTCAGCAGCCTCGGCTGCTTTGCCTGCGCTGGTCATTACACCAACGCTGGGGAAATCGAGGGCTGATGCAATCTGGATGCCGGTGCCGGCGAGTTCGGCTGCGACCAAGGGCACCCACGAAGCGGGAACCATCGCGGCATTGAACCCGTACTTGACGGCTTCCTGAGCGTGGGCGATCATCTCATCGCGAGTGGATCCAACCTCGATCTTGGTGTGCTGAATGTACGGAGCCATCTCAGCAGGGGTGAGCATGAGCTCAGGGGTAGTAGCAGTTTCAGACACTTGTTTCTCTTTCTATTGCGTGTTGTCGGCACCGTTAGCGGGGCGACACTGTGGCGCTTCTGCGCCGTGGTTAGAGTTGTGATGCGTAGTAATCAGGGGCGATGACGCCGTTCCCGCCGAACCACTTAGGCACGTCGACACCGCAGAACAGGCCGATGTTTCCCCAGGGTTCGAAGGCACCGGTGCGCACGATGACCTTGGCTTGGTCGGCGACTTCCTTGAGCATCTCGGAGTGCGGGCGACTCGTGAAGTCGGCCGTGTTGAAGCGCTCGTGGAGCCATCCATCAAGTTGTGGGTTGTTGGATGTCACGTCATCGGCCCGCACAACGCCCTCGACTACGATTTCGTCAGCGATTAATCCAATGACCGTTCGAAGGTCGGGAAGATTCTCGGCTACAGCGAGGTCAATCCGGTGGGCCGTCCGCGGGATCGGAAATCCGGCGTCGACCACCAGAATGAGATCAGTGTGCCCGAGCGTGGCCAGAGCACCGCTTAGTTCGGCGTTCAGAATGCCGTTGCGCTTCATGTGGTTCCTTTCGATGTGTGGTGATGCGGTTAAGCTGCTGTCGAAACAGCACCGGTGGCGAGGGTCATGATTGATTCCTCAGTTGCAGACGCCGTATCGACAATCCCGACTAGACGCCCTTCGCTCAGGACCGCGATGCGATCTGTGATGGTGAGCAGTTCGGGCAGGTCGGAGGACGAACACAGAATTGCGACTCCCTCGGCAGCGAGGGCGAAGAGTTGCTCGTAGATTTCAGACTTCGCTCCCACGTCCACACCACGCGTCGGCTCATCAAGTACCAAAACTCGTGGTTCGATCGCGAGCCAACGGCCAAGCATTGCCTTTTGTTGGTTACCGCCCGAAAGGTTGGTAATCGGCTGGTCGATCGTTGCAGTCTTAACGCGGAGCGCTTGGGCTCGTTCGTTGGCACCGCGATCAAACGCACGGCGTCGGATAAGGCCGAGTCGCGTGAACGCCCGCACGGTGAGAGCTCCAATGTTGTCCCCGACGCTCATCGTCGAGAGCAAGCCCTGAGCACGTCGTTCCCCCGGCACGAATGCTAGCTTGGCTTCGATGCTCGCGATGGGAGTGCGGTTCACGTAGGGCACTCCGCCTAGTGTGACGGTTCCACCGGTCCCTTTAGTTGCTCCGAAGATGTTTTGCAGCATTTCAACGCGTCCCGAATCAGGGAGCCCCGCGACTCCGAGAATTTCACCTGGGTGTAGTTCAAAGCTGATGGATGAGTGGCGGGTTCCGCTGAGCTCGTTAATTGCAATCGTCGGGATAGCTCCCGATGCAGGAATGGGGCGTGCACCCGATTGAGCGCGCGTGGTGAGTTCGCTCAGCTCGCGACCCACCATCGCCGCAACAACCTGTTGTGGTGTGGTTTCGTCGGCACGCCACGAGGCAACGTGCTTTCCGTCTCTCAGCACCTCGATCTGATCCGCGAGCGCGAACACCTCGGGCATGCGGTGCGATACATAGACGAGTGTTGTCCCCGCAGCCTTCAGCCGTGCCATCAACGCGAAAAGCCGATCGGACTCTGCCGGGGTCAACATAGCCGTTGGCTCATCCAAAATGAGCACGCGGCAACCCCTCGCGATCGAACGAGCCACGACAACAAGTTGCTGGGTCGCCATGTCGAGCTCACGAACCGGCATCCGCGGATCAATCCGCAACCCGAGTTCATCGAGCAGAGCAATTGTCCGCTGCACCATTGCGCGCTGTGACGGGAACAGTCTGTTTCCTGGTTCAACGCCCGCGAGGATGTTCTCCGAAACCGTGCGGTCCAGTAGGAGCGAGAGCTCTTGAGGGACGATTGCGACACTGTGTTCGGTAAGCATCGTGTTGGGACTGAATGAGGTGACCTCTCGGTCGAAGAAGGAAACGCTCCCTCCACTCGGCGGTTGCAGGCCCGCAAGAATCTTGAGCAGCGTTGACTTTCCGGCGCCGTTCTCTCCGAGGAGCGCGGTTACTTCGCCGACTGGTACATCGAAGCTCACGTCCTCGAGAGCACGCACTGGGCCGAAGCTTCGGCTGAGTCCTCGGATGATTACTGCCGGGGGCGGTGTCATTTGCTTACTCATGGTGGGGCCTGAATCGTCGGGCAGAGGGAGCGTAGCCATTAGCCCTCTACCGTCGCTTCGCTCAGGTTGTCCTGCGTGATGAACTCGGCGCCCGTGTCTACACCGGTGATCGCGGTGCCTTCGGTGAGGAAGTCATACAGGATCTTTACTGCCTGGTAGCCCTGCTCGGAGGGGTTCTGGCTAATTGTGAAAGTAATGACACCGTTCTCTACGAACTCGGCGGTCGACGGCAGCAGGTCAAAGCCGACGGTCGTGATCTTCCCTGTGTTTCCGGACTGCTCTACCCACTGCGCGGCTGCCGTTGTTGAGCAGCAATCGAGGCCAGCGATGGCTACGACATCCGAGAGTCCAGCCATGGTCGACTCAACTGTGTTGTACGCAGCGTTGGGTTCGTTGCCAACGTTTACGGGGCCGACGAGCTCGAGGTCGCTACCTTCGAAGCCAGCCTCAAATCCACCGAATCGTTCGTTCGACCAGCCTGCACCGGTGTCGAGCGAGAAAACTACGACCTTGCCGGTCGTGGTGTCACCGAGTTGGGTGATGAGTTCTTCAGCCTGAGACTGTCCAGATCCTCGGAGGTCCTGGCCCACGAAGCCCATTTGTTGGGAGTCGGGGTTGTCCGTGTTGAAGGAAATGATCGGGATTCCTGCAGCAAAAGCCTGCGCGATCACAGGCTTGAGTGCATCACTCGACGCCGAGGAGACAGCAAGACCGTCAATAGCCTCTTGCTGAATGAGCGTCTGAAGTTCAGAGACCTGTTTTGCTGCATCGCCTCCGGTGGGTCCGACAAGCTGCACATCAACGCCGAGGTCGCTACCTGCACGCTCCATACCTTCGCTGATCGGAGTTGCAAATGCCAACGACGGGTCGTGGTAGCTGAGCTTGATACGCAGCTCGTCACCATTGTCGATTCGTTCTTGAATGTAACCGGCAAGTTCGAAACTGCCGTCTGCGCTCGCGCCATCGTTGGCTGCGGTGATTGCTCCGCAGCCGCTGAGTGCGAGTGCAGCAGTGGCAACGACGGCGCCTGCTGTGAGTAGGCGGTGAGCCTTAGTGCGAATGGACATCAATACTCCTTTGGTTGTGTCCTGATGGATTTCTTGCTGTTGCGCCGAGCGCAGGTGGTAAGCCGCTCAGCTAGGGGAAGACGCGATATTTCACGCCTTGGTTTTACGTTTGCGCTGCCAGGTATCGGCAGCGACTGCTGCGACGATCACGAGACCGGTGACGACGGTCTGCCAGAACGACGAGATGCCATTGATATTGAGGATGTTCTGCAGCAGTCCGATGAAACTGACACCGATGATGGTGCCCCACATCGTTCCGGAACCACCGAAGAGTGCAGCACCACCGATAATCACGGCCGAAATCACCGTGAGTTCGAGCCCGGTTCCCGTAACCCCCTGGACATAGGAGAGGAACGAGAGGCCGAGCACTCCAGCAATCGCGGCAGTGAGACCCGAGAGCACGAAGGCAGTGAGCTTGACTGATTTCACATTGATACCGACGAGGCGAGCAGCTTCTTGGTTGCCCCCGACCGCGTACGTGTTGAAACCGAGGCGTGACCGCGACAGCAGAATGACTCCCACAGCAGCGATAGCAGCGAAGATCAACAGCTGCATGGGAACCACTCCGAAGAGTCGTCCCTGACCCAGCAGCGAAAACTCGGTAACGCCGGGCAGTTTCGCGCTCAATGAAATGGGGGCGCCATCCGAAATCAACAGCGTCACTCCTCGGAACACGCTCAGGCTTCCGAGCGTCACGATAAATGACGGCACACCAAGCAACACGACGGCGAGACCGTTGAGCAGACCAGCGAACGCTCCAACGGCAAGGCCGATCAAGGACGCCACCGGCCAGCTCATTCCCGCCACAATCGCCATACCCGTTGAGACAGCGGCTAGCGCGTAAATTGAACCCACCGAAAGGTCAATCTCGCCGTTCACGATGACGAACGTTGCGCCAATCGCCATGATTCCGATTTGGGAAATCTGCTGCCCGACAGACAGCAGGTTTCCGGACTGCGCAAAGTTCGGGGAGAGCACTGTGCCGAGGATGAAGAGCAGCACGAGCGCGGCGAAGACTCCGGATTCTCTCGCGTGGAGGAGCTTTCGAAAGTCGAAGCGTGCTCGTGGCGCGCTCAGTGTCGATGTGGTCATCGGGTCGATCCAATCGTTGAATCCAGCTGGCTACGTGTGGGAAGTGAGGGAATGACACCCGCGATGGTGACTGCGTGGGCGCCTGCGTCCGCAGCAAAAGCAGCAGCTTCGGAAAGCACACGGCCTTCAGCAAGAGCTACAGCGAGCGCCGCGGTGAATGAGTCGCCCGCACCGGTGGTGTCGACGACGTTTTCCACAGTGCGTGCCGCAATCTCGATGGTCCCGTCGGCATCGGAGGCAAGCGCCCCAGCACCACCGCGGGTGAGAATCGCGACGCCCCCCGTTCGCTGGCGCAGCGCGTTCACGAGTTCTTCGTCCGTGAGCCCGTGATCGGGAGCGAGACCCAACAGCACGGGAGCTTCGGTCTGA
This window encodes:
- a CDS encoding GntR family transcriptional regulator, with protein sequence MTTTLSEVINRDAPTAIHVQISEGIRARILSGEWPAHYRLKSEPELANDLGVSRGTLRRAITTLIEEGLLRQVRGRGTFVISTTIEPAIAQKLSTLSEDFAHQGIVATTRVLECSLETPPAPVAALLEVPQGGSVLKLVRLRSAERGPLVLLYNYVRTDLANGIELVDFEEKSLFGTLEGTYGLRIASARRTFSAQPAEADVADHLNLEVGAPVQYLQQVTYLADDRPVEYSDVWIHSGRLQMTSLLSRR
- the deoC gene encoding deoxyribose-phosphate aldolase — encoded protein: MSETATTPELMLTPAEMAPYIQHTKIEVGSTRDEMIAHAQEAVKYGFNAAMVPASWVPLVAAELAGTGIQIASALDFPSVGVMTSAGKAAEAAEIARLGATQLDIGVQIGWLKSGMYDEFREDIAGVVRASGIPVKVMLELPLLTDAEKDIAVELAMDAGAAYLKNASSGQIETANPESVRFLVERARPGVLVKASGSIKSYTQGLNLLRAGAVLLGTSAGIEILRDGGDENTVSY
- the rbsD gene encoding D-ribose pyranase codes for the protein MKRNGILNAELSGALATLGHTDLILVVDAGFPIPRTAHRIDLAVAENLPDLRTVIGLIADEIVVEGVVRADDVTSNNPQLDGWLHERFNTADFTSRPHSEMLKEVADQAKVIVRTGAFEPWGNIGLFCGVDVPKWFGGNGVIAPDYYASQL
- a CDS encoding sugar ABC transporter ATP-binding protein gives rise to the protein MATLPLPDDSGPTMSKQMTPPPAVIIRGLSRSFGPVRALEDVSFDVPVGEVTALLGENGAGKSTLLKILAGLQPPSGGSVSFFDREVTSFSPNTMLTEHSVAIVPQELSLLLDRTVSENILAGVEPGNRLFPSQRAMVQRTIALLDELGLRIDPRMPVRELDMATQQLVVVARSIARGCRVLILDEPTAMLTPAESDRLFALMARLKAAGTTLVYVSHRMPEVFALADQIEVLRDGKHVASWRADETTPQQVVAAMVGRELSELTTRAQSGARPIPASGAIPTIAINELSGTRHSSISFELHPGEILGVAGLPDSGRVEMLQNIFGATKGTGGTVTLGGVPYVNRTPIASIEAKLAFVPGERRAQGLLSTMSVGDNIGALTVRAFTRLGLIRRRAFDRGANERAQALRVKTATIDQPITNLSGGNQQKAMLGRWLAIEPRVLVLDEPTRGVDVGAKSEIYEQLFALAAEGVAILCSSSDLPELLTITDRIAVLSEGRLVGIVDTASATEESIMTLATGAVSTAA
- a CDS encoding substrate-binding domain-containing protein, coding for MSIRTKAHRLLTAGAVVATAALALSGCGAITAANDGASADGSFELAGYIQERIDNGDELRIKLSYHDPSLAFATPISEGMERAGSDLGVDVQLVGPTGGDAAKQVSELQTLIQQEAIDGLAVSSASSDALKPVIAQAFAAGIPIISFNTDNPDSQQMGFVGQDLRGSGQSQAEELITQLGDTTTGKVVVFSLDTGAGWSNERFGGFEAGFEGSDLELVGPVNVGNEPNAAYNTVESTMAGLSDVVAIAGLDCCSTTAAAQWVEQSGNTGKITTVGFDLLPSTAEFVENGVITFTISQNPSEQGYQAVKILYDFLTEGTAITGVDTGAEFITQDNLSEATVEG
- a CDS encoding ABC transporter permease; the protein is MTTSTLSAPRARFDFRKLLHARESGVFAALVLLFILGTVLSPNFAQSGNLLSVGQQISQIGIMAIGATFVIVNGEIDLSVGSIYALAAVSTGMAIVAGMSWPVASLIGLAVGAFAGLLNGLAVVLLGVPSFIVTLGSLSVFRGVTLLISDGAPISLSAKLPGVTEFSLLGQGRLFGVVPMQLLIFAAIAAVGVILLSRSRLGFNTYAVGGNQEAARLVGINVKSVKLTAFVLSGLTAAIAGVLGLSFLSYVQGVTGTGLELTVISAVIIGGAALFGGSGTMWGTIIGVSFIGLLQNILNINGISSFWQTVVTGLVIVAAVAADTWQRKRKTKA